Part of the Henckelia pumila isolate YLH828 chromosome 2, ASM3356847v2, whole genome shotgun sequence genome is shown below.
gcttatgatgggtgccggggcctggaacctcccgggcttatataatgccaagggcttatatatgccttgggcttatgatgggtgccggggcctggaacctcccgggcttatataatgccaagggcttacatatgccttgggcttatgatgggtgccggggcctggaacctcccgggcttatataatgccaagggattatatatgccttgggcttatgatgggtgtcggggcctggaacctcccgggcttatataatgccaatcCTTCTTTCATGATAAAACTTCTTCATTAATAAAACATTAAATACAAAGCATTACACAAAATACTTCTTCAAATGTAAAGCATTCCATGGTCGCTTGAGGGGGCGTCCCTGGCCATCTTGTAGGTACCAAGTATTGGCACCGACTTTTTTGATAAGCTTATATGGTCCCTCCCATCGGGCATCTAGCTTCCTTACTTCCCCTGCTGGATTAACTCTTTTCAACACAAATTCTCCCTCTTGGAATTTCCGAGGCCGGACCTTCTGATTATAGGCTCTCATCACCCGAGCTCTGTAGGCCTCCATTCTACGAGCCGCCTTCTCTCTTCGTTCTTCAATGAGATCCAATTCTTGTGCCCGGGCTCCTTCGTCTGTGTTCTCATATGCTTTAATCCGAGCTGAAGGCTGTCCGATCTCTACAGGCAAAATAGCCTCCGACCCATATACCAGGCTAAAAGGTGATTCTTGTGTTGCAGTGTGTGGAGTGGTGCGATAGGCCCATAACACACTCGGGATCTCTTCAACCCAATCTTTCCCCATTCCATGCAATCGCGCCTGTAAAGACCGAACAATAGTACGATTGGTTACCTCTGTTTGGCCATTAGCTTGAGGATAGGCGACCGAGGTGAAAACCTGCTTAATGCCCATCTCAGCACACCAGTCTGCCAATTTTTGGCCCTGAAATTGCCTGCCATTATCCGAGACCAGCTTTCTTGGTAGCCCAAATCGACATACTATGCTTTTCCATAAAAACTTCATCACCTCGGCCTCTGTTATTTTCGCCAAAGGCTCTGCCTCCACCCACTTGGAAAAATAATCAACAGCTACCAACAAGAACTTCTTCTGTGCCCGGGCTAGTGGAAAAGGTCCCACTATGTCCAGACCCCATTGATCAAAGGGGCAGGATGCCCATATCGGAGTCAAGTTGCTTGCCGGGCTATGTTGTATATTTCCGAACCTCTGACATCCTTCACAAGACCGGGAAATCTTGGATGCGTCTGCCTGCATAGTTGGCCACCAATATCCTGACAGCAACACCCTTCGGACCAGACTTATAGACCCTCCATGGTTTCCACAACATCCCTTGTGCACTTCCCGCAAGACATATTCGGTTTCTCCTTCCTCCAAACATTTGAGCAAAGGGCCCTGGTAGGAACGCCTATACAGGCTTCCTCCCAAGATAGCAAACCTGGCTGCCTGTCTTCGTATGATCCGGGCTCGTCCTTTGTCCTCCGGGAGGTTCCCCTTAGTTAGGTACTTGACAATCGGGGATTTCCATGTGTTTACTTGGAGGACCGGTTCCCAGGCTTCTATGGCAGCCACCGTTTCCCTTTGCAGAAGGGATTCTCTACTATCACCTTCCCCCGCGGCCGCTTTTTTAGCCAAGGCGTCTGCTTCCATATTTTCTTCCCCGGGTATCTGCTCTATACTCCAAGTGTTGAAACTGGCCCCGAGCTCTTCAATCATCttacaatattttatcaatttctcCTCTCGAGTACAGAAGGTTAAATTGTTTAATTGTTGAACAACCAACTGAGAGTCAGAATAAATTATGATATGACTTACCCCGACATCCCGGGCTCGTTGCATCCCCGCTATCACAGCCTCGTATTCAGCTTCGTTTTTGGAGGCTTGGAAGTCTAGCTTCACGGCTATCTCAATCTTCTCTTGGGCAGGTGAGATCAGGATGATCCCCACACCACTGCCTCCAGCACCACTTGCTCCATACAAAAACCCTCCACACTTCTTCTCGGCAAAAAATGGCCACCTCTGTCAAAAAATCCGATAAAGCCTGGGCTTTGATGGCCTTACGTGGCTGGTACTCAATATCATATTCTCCTAATTCTACCGACCATTTCACGAGTCTTCCCGAGGCAtctggatgagtcataatacgCCCCAGGAGGCTATTAGTAAGAACAGTTACCGGGTGAGACAAGAAATAAGGCCTCAATTTCCGGGCCGTTATTACTAGAGCCAAGGCCATCTTCTCAATTTCCGTATATCTAACTTCCGCCCCCTTCAAAGCATGGCTGACGTAGTACACAGGCCTCTGATCTCCCTTTTCCTCTTTTATCAAGACAGTGCTGACCGCCTTTTTTGTAGTGGATAGATATATCCACAATCGTTCCCCTGGTTCCGGCTTAACCAAGATAGGCAAGCTAGCcagatgctccttcaactcctgaAAGGCCTGCTCGCATTTCTCAGTCCAGCCGAACCTCTGGGCTTTATGCAACACTTGGAAAAAATGATAGCTGCAATGAGCTGATCGAGCTATAAACCGAGCAAGGGCTGTAATCCGGCCGGTTAATCGCTGTACCTCCTTAATAGATGTTCGTGAAGGCATTTCCCGCAACAGCTTCACTTTTTTAGGGTTGACTTCTATCCCCCGTTCAGTGACCATGAACCCCAGAAACTTGCCACTTTTCACCCCAAACATACACTTAGCCGGGTTCAATTTGATCCCATATCGCCGAACTGTCGCAAAAGTTTCCTCCAAGTCGGGTAAGAAACTATCCCGAGTCCTGGACTTCACcaatatatcatccacatataccTCCACATATCGGCCCACCTGTTCCCGGAACACTCTGTCCATCATCCGCTGATACGTAGCTCCTGCATttttcaaaccaaatggcatcactacgTAGCAGAAAGTACCTCCCGAGGTGACAAAGCTGACTTTGTCTTGATCTTCCAGGGCTAAAGGAATTTGATGATAGCCCTGGTATGCATCCATGAAGCTCAGCAACTCACACCCGGATGTGGAGTCCACCAACTGGTCAATTCGGGGCAGAGGGTAACAATCTTTGGGACAAGCTTTATTTAAATCCCGgaaatccacacacattctccactTCCCCGTGGCCTTTGGTACTAGCACTACGTTGGACAACCAAGTAGGAAATTGTATTTCCTTGATGTGTCCGGCCCGCAGTAGCTCTTGAACCTGCTCCGCTATCACCTTATCCTTCTCGGCCCCAAAATGCCTCTTCTTTTGTAGGACAGGTCGGGAACCTAGGCTGATGTTTAGTTTGTGTTCTGCCACCCGAGATGAAACTCCCACCAAATCACCCTGAGCCCAGGCGAACACATCTTTATTCTGAATGAGGCAGCCTCTCAATGCTTCAATCAACCATGCATCTAAATCCCGAGCTATTTTAACAGACTTCCCTGTTTGCCCGGGCTCCATCTCTACCTCTTCATACTCGCTTTTAGATTCCTCCACCGAACAGACTTCTCTTCCCCCCAAGGCTCCTACCTTTCCATTCTGTTTTGCCCTCTTGTAGTCTATCTTCACTGTCTCAGCATAGCATTTTCGGGAGGAAGGCTGATCTCCTCGAACTTCTCCGACCTTATCTCCCACTGGGAACTAGATCTTTTGATGGTAAGCTGAGGCTACGGCTTTGAAAGAGTTCATAGCAGGCCTACACAAGATGACATTATAGGAAGAAGGTGCTTCCACTAATGTGAATCTTTTCATGACCGTCCTCTTCTCATCTCCTGATCCCAAGGTGATAGGCAGCAACATTTCCCCTTGGGGTTGGACAGTGTGCCCGACAAAACCATATAAGGCGGTTTTTACCGGGCTCAACTCATACCCCTGCAAATCCATCTGCTCGAATGCTTCTTGAAAAAGGATATTCACTGAGCTTCCCGAGTCAACGAACACCCTTCGAACATCATAATTGGCGATCCGAGCTTGTATAAGCAAGGCGTCATTATGGGGTAAGTTTACTCCCTCCAGGTCTTGGGGTCCAAATGTAATGATTGGCCCCGCCCCCTGCCTTCCTTCCTCCACCCCTAAGCTTTCCCTCCGACTCCAGGCCTTCCTAGCCCGGTTGGAATCTCCATccgtagatcctcccgatatcATGTTAATGATACCTTTGGCCGGCCCATATCCAGATGTTTTGTCTTTTTTTGCATGATCCATTTCTTGTTTTCCTTTTTCCCGAGAGCTGGTGGCATCCCGGGGAGGAATCGACGTCTGTGACCCCCGAAACCAAGGCACGCTTCGGGGCTTTTTTGGGACCGGCCTACCATCTCTAGCATAAGGCAGTTGGTGTCTTTGCTGCAGAGTTCGACACTCACTGGTGTCATGAGTGCACTCTTGATGAAGTGCACAGTACTTCCAGAGCTTCTCCTTAGAAACAGGGGTCTGCGTGTCGACCCTTTCTTCACACATATGAACAGCCTTATCTCGGGTCCCTCGGTACGGAGCATACCGGGACAATCGCCCCATGGGATCATGGTTCTCCCTACTTCTTCCTTGTTCCCGGCCTCCCTCCCGCCGGGCCACCTCCTTTTTCTGCCTCTGAGCTTCCTCCATGTTAATGTATTTTTCAGCCCGAGCCAGCAAATCTTCGAAGGTCTGGGGTGCTTTTTTCACCAGTGATTTGAAAAATTCCCCCTCCCGAAGACCTTGAGTGAAAGCCGTGATCTTGGTCTCCTGGGCACAAGTCGGGACCTCCAAAGCAATTTTGTTAAACCTTTTGATATAGGTTCGTAAAGACTCCTCTCCTGACTGCTTTGCTTCAAAAAGGCTATAGGCAGTTTTTCTATACCTCTTGCTACTGCCGAAGTGCTGCAAAAACACTTGCTTGAATTTGGCAAATGATTGAACACTCTGGGGCTCCAACTTCTCAAACCATCTTTGGGCAGAATCCACCAAAGTGGTTAGGAAGACTTTGCATTTGATCTTATCTCCATAGCAATGTAACATGGCTACATTTTCAAACCGAGCCAGGTGCTCCTCTGGGTCTGTGCTCCCATCGTATTCCCGGATTTTAGCCGACTTGTAATTTAGTGGCAAGGGTTCCTCTATTACCTCCTGTGAAAAAGGGCAACCCGGAATTTTGATAGGGCAAGCCATTTGGGAACCCCCCTCCTCCAACTTCTGTACCTTCCTCCTGAGCTCATGCAACTCATCTGCCATGGACGGCTGTATTGAGTGCATCCAagagctttcttcttcttctccttcttgaACCTGGGCAATAGGGTTTGGATTACCCTGATTTCCTTCTTCCTCCATTGTTATGTCCTTTGATTGTGGTTGCTTTGCAGCTATCAACGACTTCCGTACCACATCTTGGACAAATGATTCTAATTGCTCCAAGGGAATGGTAATATTCCGTCCTGGCTGATGGTCTCCAGGTAATGTTTGATCATGAGAAGCCATATCTACGTCTATAGAACAAGCTTCCCACAGACGTCGCCAATGATGATGGTTGTAAAACCAGGGCCCGAGCTATTAGGATAGTGTTGTGGGCCTGACGTGGTGACCGGGCTAATGGAAGTAATATATGAGCTGCCCCTCCTTAATCAAGATGAACTGCACACCAAAGAAGGGGATAAAAAGCACGTTAGTGGGATGCCGGAGGAAGTTCCGGcggggccactccgatgcttaagttagacttagaaatagagtgggcttttTAGAGAAAATGAGTATAGTGCTTTGGAATTTTAGGTGAACATACCTCTACAAATATCTGTGACCAGATATTTAAAGGCCTTGGAATGAGAGTGTTCCTCTGCAATTCcagggtagtggccacgatctggatCGTGGGTGTGGTAGTTGCCCATATTTGCCTGTCACGTACGATGAACCCGGAAAGCTTGGGTTGATGATAATCGTGGGGATCATGCCCCTAAAACACGGGCCTTATATAAGTCCTGCAGACCTGGTTTTCCGGGCTCCTGAGGCTACTGGGCTACCTTAATACAGCCCTACCACTCCGGATCATTCGTGTCCCGGGCCCCCTGGCTTACCGGGACATCACTACTCATcccaaaaatagtcgggctagagtctTAATCGCTGTCCCAACTTACAGTTCCGCCACCCTTGCTTTAATACAACCCTGTAATCCCTAACTGTTTATGCCCCTGTTCCCCAGGGCATATGCGGCCCTGCTCCCCTGTCTTGCCGGGGCATCAACATCCTATTGTAATAATAATGAtagtggtggtggtggtggtggtcgTCCTCGTCCCACTTAACTTTAATAGTTTTCTAATACTTGCATGCATCTGAACATATTTTTGTTGATACATTTTTGTTTTATGACATGAGAA
Proteins encoded:
- the LOC140877872 gene encoding uncharacterized protein, with translation MASHDQTLPGDHQPGRNITIPLEQLESFVQDVVRKSLIAAKQPQSKDITMEEEGNQGNPNPIAQVQEGEEEESSWMHSIQPSMADELHELRRKVQKLEEGGSQMACPIKIPGCPFSQEVIEEPLPLNYKSAKIREYDGSTDPEEHLARFENVAMLHCYGDKIKCKVFLTTLVDSAQRWFEKLEPQSVQSFAKFKQVFLQHFGSSKRYRKTAYSLFEAKQSGEESLRTYIKRFNKIALEVPTCAQETKITAFTQGLREGEFFKSLVKKAPQTFEDLLARAEKYINMEEAQRQKKEVARREGGREQGRSRENHDPMGRLSRYAPYRGTRDKAVHMCEERVDTQTPVSKEKLWKYCALHQECTHDTSECRTLQQRHQLPYARDGRPVPKKPRSVPWFRGSQTSIPPRDATSSREKGKQEMDHAKKDKTSGYGPAKGIINMISGGSTDGDSNRARKAWSRRESLGVEEGRQGAGPIITFGPQDLEGVNLPHNDALLIQARIANYDVRRVFVDSGSSVNILFQEAFEQMDLQGYELSPVKTALYGFVGHTVQPQGEMLLPITLGSGDEKRTVMKRFTLVEAPSSYNVILCRPAMNSFKAVASAYHQKI